Proteins co-encoded in one Erinaceus europaeus chromosome 2, mEriEur2.1, whole genome shotgun sequence genomic window:
- the EXOSC6 gene encoding exosome complex component MTR3, which yields MPGDHRRIRGPEESQPPQLYATEEEEGPADRDPTRLRPVFARAGLLSQAKGSAYLEAGGTKVLCAVSGPRQAEGSDRGSGPAGAGGEAPAALRGRLLCEFRRAPFSGRRRRAPQGGCEERELALALQEALEPAVRLGRYPRAQLEVSALLLEDGGSALAAALTAASLALADAGVEMYDLVVGCGLSRAPGPAPAWLLDPTRLEEERAAAGLTVALMPVLNQVAGLLGSGEGGPTESWAEAVRLGLEGCQRIYPVLQQCLVRAARQRAAAAPP from the coding sequence ATGCCGGGGGACCACCGCCGCATCCGCGGGCCGGAAGAGTCGCAGCCGCCGCAACTGTACGCGACCGAAGAGGAGGAGGGGCCGGCTGATCGCGACCCCACGCGACTGCGACCCGTGTTCGCGCGCGCGGGGCTGCTGAGCCAGGCTAAGGGCTCGGCCTACCTGGAGGCGGGCGGCACCAAGGTGCTGTGCGCGGTATCGGGCCCGCGCCAGGCCGAGGGCAGTGATCGCGGCAGCGGCCCGGCCGGAGCGGGCGGCGAAGCCCCAGCGGCGCTGCGCGGCCGGCTGCTCTGCGAGTTCCGCCGCGCGCCCTTCTCCGGCCGCCGACGCCGCGCCCCGCAGGGCGGCTGCGAGGAGCGCGAGCTGGCGCTGGCGCTGCAGGAGGCGCTCGAGCCGGCCGTGCGCCTGGGCCGCTACCCGCGCGCGCAGCTCGAAGTGTCGGCGCTGCTGCTGGAGGACGGCGGCTCGGCCCTGGCCGCCGCGCTCACGGCCGCCTCGCTCGCTCTGGCCGACGCGGGCGTGGAGATGTACGACCTGGTGGTGGGTTGCGGCCTGAGCCGCGCGCCGGGACCCGCGCCCGCCTGGCTGCTGGACCCCACGCGGCTGGAGGAGGAGCGCGCCGCCGCCGGCCTGACCGTGGCGCTCATgccagtgcttaaccaggtggccgGGCTGCTGGGCAGCGGGGAGGGAGGCCCGACCGAGAGCTGGGCCGAGGCCGTGCGCCTGGGCCTTGAGGGCTGCCAGCGCATCTACCCGGTCCTGCAGCAGTGCCTGGTGCGCGCCGCTCGCCAGAGGGCCGCCGCCGCGCCGCCCTGA